The Mustela erminea isolate mMusErm1 chromosome 18, mMusErm1.Pri, whole genome shotgun sequence genome has a window encoding:
- the LOC116577693 gene encoding gasdermin-B-like, with protein sequence MEGLAGLLMSSFFNAAGFLVKAHTGCILDILDALIKLSEEQHRVAEALERGTLPLLKDQGRQPGLRARASRSEYLCSQGTQKTQGQSFLLHSS encoded by the exons ATGGAGGGTCTAGCAGGTCTTCTCATGAGTAGCTTTTTTAATGCTGCTGGGTTCTTGGTAAAGGCACATACAGGATGCATTCTGGATATCTTGGATGCTTTGATTA AGCTGTCTGAGGAGCAGCATCGTGTGGCTGAGGCCCTAGAGAGGGGGACCCTGCCCCTGCTGAAGGACCAGGGAAGACAGCCTGGGCTGAGGGCCAGGGCCAGTAGAAGTGAATACCTGTGCTCTCAAGGGACTCAGAAGACCCAAGGACAGTCTTTCCTACTTCATAGTTCATAG
- the LOC116576924 gene encoding LOW QUALITY PROTEIN: gasdermin-B-like (The sequence of the model RefSeq protein was modified relative to this genomic sequence to represent the inferred CDS: inserted 2 bases in 1 codon; deleted 1 base in 1 codon) gives MMVGPGTMSSRFEEVTRVGVQEVDPGGNVIAVGSILDTDRFHCYSLVRGRRNFWGYQYHRIDLTQEDILERGEGKGLFDKLGSGPQGYLPFSFQRTPKAEFQVLDMVDSKGMLTVKLPKEITIVGAFLXVKILETQIPQQYLDSLEHREAGVGQHGEGEGEFLFLGTRSLKMSESVEQLSGGDSTFSRASPPQYALPPPPLPPGSRRLPTLLQSVLKRRADLYLVTETLEMARKETLKRERQCTQQSWRNTRLGSWEAGPMREPSLGPLAVSQGCQPRPPALQVFFQTSLSNLNCSLAALGLLFLPQESVCGIAKSLHCYSPVMPCFHLLLRVSHGS, from the exons ATGATGG TTGGTCCAGGCACAATGTCCAGCAGATTTGAGGAAGTCACAAGAGTTGGGGTCCAAGAGGTGGATCCTGGAGGGAATGTGATTGCTGTCGGAAGCATCCTTGACACTGACAGATTTCACTGCTATTCTCtggtgagggggaggagaaattTCTGGGGATACCAGTACCACAGGATAGACCTCACCCAAGAGGACATactggagagaggggagggtaaAGGACTGTTTGATAAACTGGGTTCTGGGCCCCAAGGTTA TTTACCCTTCTCTTTCCAGAGAACTCCAAAGGCTGAGTTCCAAGTTCTGGACATGGTAGACTCAAAGGGAATGTTGACAGTGAAATTACCCAAAGAAATAACAATTGTAGGGGCCTTCCT AGTCAAGATACTGGAGACCCAGATACCCCAACAATATCTGGATTCCCTTGAGCACAGGGAGGCTGGAGTTGGGcagcatggggagggagagggggaattcCTGTTTTTGGGCACCAGGAGT CTGAAGATGTCGGAAAGTGTGGAGCAGCTCAGTGGAGGAGACTCAACCTTCTCCAGGGCTAGCCCTCCCCAGTATG CTCTACCCccgcctcctctccctccaggaAGCAGAAGACTACCTACTTTGTTGCAGTCAGTCCTGAAAAGGAGAGCAGACCTGTATCTGGTGACA GAGACTCTGGAGATGGCAAGGAAGGAAACCCTGAAAAGGGAACGGCAGTGTACACAGCAGAGCTGGAGGAACACAAGGTTAGGATCCTGGGAGGCAGGGCCTATGCGAGAACCAAGCCTTGGCCCACTTGCCGTAAGCCAGGGATGCCAGCCCAGGCCCCCGGCTCTTCAGGTCTTCTTCCAGACTTCCCTGAGCAATCTCAACTGCTCCTTGGCCGCCTTAGGCCTTCTCTTCTTGCCCCAAGAGAGCGTGTGTGGCATTGCTAAGTCCCTCCACTGTTATTCTCCTGTGATGCcctgttttcatttgcttctcaGAGTTTCTCACGGTTCATAA
- the ORMDL3 gene encoding ORM1-like protein 3, which yields MNVGTAHSEVNPNTRVMNSRGIWLSYVLAIGLLHVVLLSIPFVSVPVVWTLTNLIHNMGMYIFLHTVKGTPFETPDQGKARLLTHWEQMDYGVQFTASRKFLTITPIVLYFLTSFYTKYDQIHFILNTVSLMSVLIPKLPQLHGVRIFGINKY from the exons ATGAACGTGGGCACGGCGCACAGTGAGGTGAACCCCAACACGCGGGTGATGAACAGCCGCGGCATCTGGCTGTCCTACGTGCTGGCCATCGGGCTTCTGCATGTCGTGCTGCTCAGCATCCCCTTCGTCAGCGTCCCTGTGGTCTGGACCCTCACCAACCTCATCCACAACATG ggcatGTACATCTTCTTGCACACGGTGAAGGGGACACCCTTCGAGACTCCGGACCAGGGCAAGGCGAGGTTGCTAACCCACTGGGAGCAGATGGACTATGGGGTCCAGTTCACAGCGTCTCGGAAGTTCTTAACCATCACCCCCATCGTGCT GTACTTCCTCACCAGCTTCTATACCAAGTATGACCAGATCCATTTCATCCTCAACACCGTGTCCCTGATGAGCGTGCTCATCCCCAAGCTGCCCCAGCTCCATGGCGTCCGGATTTTTGGAATCAATAAGTACTGA
- the LRRC3C gene encoding leucine-rich repeat-containing protein 3C, translating to MLLPAGHLLSLLLVIGPGGTESSPQAPPQGCYAAEEAGERTFRCSQAGLSAVPAGIPNDTRKLYLDANRLASVPAGAFQHLPVLEELDLSHNVLAHLSGAAFRGLAGTLRHLDLSANRLASVPVEAFVGLQIQVNLSANPWHCDCALQEVLRQVRLAPGTGTGIVCGPGARPDLVGQEFLPLAGQEELCGPGRGGAQRSTDVALLVTMGGWLALVGAYLAHYLWQNREETRRPLKQAPGLPVRSEDSSTLSTMV from the coding sequence ATGCTCCTGCCAGCTGGTCACCTGCTGTCTCTCCTGCTGGTGATAGGCCCAGGTGGCACGGAGTCCAGTCCCCAGGCACCTCCGCAGGGCTGTTATGCCGCCGAAGAAGCCGGTGAGCGGACGTTCCGTTGCAGCCAGGCAGGCCTGAGCGCGGTGCCCGCCGGCATCCCCAACGACACGCGCAAGCTCTACCTGGATGCCAACCGGCTGGCCTCGGTGCCAGCTGGAGCCTTCCAGCACCTGCCTGTCCTGGAGGAGCTGGATCTGTCCCATAATGTCCTTGCCCACCTCTCGGGGGCCGCGTTCCGGGGCCTGGCAGGCACACTGCGCCACCTTGACCTCTCTGCCAACCGGCTGGCCTCAGTGCCCGTAGAGGCCTTCGTGGGCCTGCAGATCCAAGTGAATCTGTCCGCCAACCCCTGGCACTGTGACTGTGCCCTCCAGGAGGTGCTCAGGCAGGTGAGGCTGGCCCCGGGCACTGGAACAGGCATCGTGTGTGGCCCCGGAGCCCGCCCGGACCTCGTGGGGCAGGAGTTCCTGCCGCTGGCGGGGCAGGAAGAGCTGTgtgggccgggccggggcggggcccaGCGGAGCACGGACGTGGCCCTGCTGGTCACCATGGGGGGCTGGTTGGCGCTGGTTGGGGCTTATCTGGCCCACTACCTGTGGCAGAACCGGGAGGAGACCCGACGTCCCCTCAAGCAGGCCCCGGGGCTGCCTGTGCGCTCAGAGGACTCCTCCACGCTCAGCACGATGGTCTGA